The Mycobacteriales bacterium genome includes the window GCAGGACGCATCGCGATCGCATCGCGATCCCTCATGGCGACGCTCTATCGCCGGCGCAATAGAAGACGAATGCTGGCGTCCTCATGTGTTTCCACAACACCGGGACGGTAGCGCGGGTTGCCTTCGGCGAGTTGTCCGCTGGTGCCCGGGCATGGCGGGCCGCTACCGGCCGGCGGTCGGACGACGGGGAGGTCGACCGCCTCCTCACGGCAGTGACCGCTCGGTGCCGGACTCCAGATGCTGTGCGATGAGCGGTACGTCGTCGAGCGCCCCGGAAGCGATCGACATGACAAAGTCATACGCCTCGTCGTTGGTCATGGTGAGCCGCCAGCCGTTCAGCCCGTAGAAGGCGATAAAGGCGGCCAGCCCGAGTCGCTTGTTGCCGTCGACGAGCGCATGGTTGCGGACCACGGAGTGCAGCAAGGCGGCTGCCTTCTCGTGGACGGTGACGTAAGCGTCGGTACCGAACGCTGATGCCTGCGGGCGGGCCGCGGCTGCCTCCAGCAGGCCGGCGTCACGCAGTTCGACCGGTGCTCCCGTCGCCCGCTCAGCGATGTACAGCAGATCCTCGACGTCGAGGTAGATCACTGTCCGAGTCGCTCGAGCGCCTCGGCGTACCGGGGCAGCTCACGATCAAGGACAGCGTCCAGCAACTCTCGCTCGCTGGTCCGCTCGATGTAGTCCCGAACCGCCTGGCGTGCGACCTCCTGCATGGACCGCCCCTCGCGCTCCGCGCGCTTGCGCAGCGCTTCGCTTTCCTTTTCGTCGAGCCGGAGCGTCATAGCCACGGCTCGATGATACCAGAACTGATACCGCGCGCTAGCGCCGGCCATGCTCGTGACTTGTCCGCCGGTGCCCGGACATAGCGTGCTACTAGCGATCACGGTCCGAGGGCGGGAACTCGATCGCCTCCTCACGGCACCTCAGTA containing:
- a CDS encoding type II toxin-antitoxin system death-on-curing family toxin produces the protein MIYLDVEDLLYIAERATGAPVELRDAGLLEAAAARPQASAFGTDAYVTVHEKAAALLHSVVRNHALVDGNKRLGLAAFIAFYGLNGWRLTMTNDEAYDFVMSIASGALDDVPLIAQHLESGTERSLP
- a CDS encoding ribbon-helix-helix protein, CopG family; translated protein: MTLRLDEKESEALRKRAEREGRSMQEVARQAVRDYIERTSERELLDAVLDRELPRYAEALERLGQ